One window from the genome of Opisthocomus hoazin isolate bOpiHoa1 chromosome 11, bOpiHoa1.hap1, whole genome shotgun sequence encodes:
- the FEZF2 gene encoding fez family zinc finger protein 2, with translation MASSGSLETVMPSSCPRHDGRAAAANPSKTLAFSIERIMAKTSEPKPAFEQRHGGPEPEPGKKPLSLCSPLPCVIPIPPLGYELPSKTLLNYSELWKSSLRGGAGLCKANCGVCCKAELALGQPGARLVKPQVIHQAGAVPAAPRSLYYFNYLDAAYHPADLLHGQLFPAGLLGAPPPGGLSAHQKLFLLENAKLAGLAAEKLPPPPPPPFAHKERLPGHLDQVMKEAAERGGPPKGHAKLGGGGGAAEGKPKNFTCEVCGKVFNAHYNLTRHMPVHTGARPFVCKVCGKGFRQASTLCRHKIIHTQEKPHKCNQCGKAFNRSSTLNTHIRIHAGYKPFVCEFCGKGFHQKGNYKNHKLTHSGEKQYKCTICNKAFHQIYNLTFHMHTHNDKKPFTCVTCGKGFCRNFDLKKHVRKLHDSVSSAPPPPRDPGRGGQS, from the exons ATGGCGAGCTCGGGGTCGCTGGAGACGGTCatgccttcctcctgcccccggCACGACGGCAGGGCCGCCGCCGCTAACCCCTCCAAGACCCTGGCCTTCTCCATCGAGCGGATCATGGCCAAGACCTCGGAGCCCAAGCCCGCCTTCGAGCAGAGGCACGGcgggccggagccggagccgggcaaGAAGCCGCTGAGCCTGTGCTCGCCCCTGCCCTGCGTGATCCCCATCCCGCCGCTGGGCTACGAGCTGCCCTCCAAGACTCTCCTCAACTACTCGGAGCTGTGGAAGAGCAgcctgcggggcggcgcggggctctGCAAAGCCAACTGCGGCGTCTGCTGCAAGGCAGAGCTCGCCCTGGGCCAGCCCGGCGCCCGGCTCGTCAAGCCGCAGGTCATCCACCAAGCCGgggccgtgcccgccgccccccgtTCCCTCTACTACTTCAACTACCTGGACGCGGCGTACCACCCGGCcgacctcctgcacggacagcTCTTCCCGGCCGGCCTGCTgggcgccccgccgccgggggggcTCTCGGCCCACCAGAAGCTTTTCCTGCTGGAGAACGCCAAGCTGGCGGGGCTGGCGGCCGAgaagctgccgccgccgccgccgccgcccttcgCGCACAAGGAGCGGCTGCCGGGGCACCTGGACCAGGTGATGAAGGaggcggcggagcgcggcggccccCCCAAGGGCCACGCCAAgctggggggcggcggcggggcggcggagggcAAGCCCAAAAACTTCACCTGCGAGGTGTGCGGCAAG GTGTTCAACGCGCACTACAACCTCACCCGCCACATGCCGGTGCACACCGGGGCCCGGCCGTTCGTCTGCAAGGTCTGCGGGAAGGGCTTCCGCCAGGCCAGCACCCTGTGCCGGCACAAAATCATCCACACCCAG GAGAAACCGCACAAGTGCAACCAGTGCGGGAAGGCGTTCAACAGGAGCTCCACGCTCAACACCCACATCCGCATCCACGCCGGCTACAAGCCCTTCGTCTGCGAGTTCTGCGGCAAGGGCTTCCACCAGAAAg GCAACTACAAGAACCACAAGCTGACCCACAGCGGAGAGAAGCAGTACAAGTGCACCATCTGCAACAAAGCCTTCCACCAGATCTATAACTTGACTTTCCACATGCACACCCACAACGACAAGAAGCCCTTTACGTGCGTCACTTGCGGGAAAGGATTTTGCAGAAACTTTGATTTAAAGAAGCACGTCCGAAAGTTGCACGACAGCGTCTCcagcgctcccccgccgccgcgggacCCCGGGCGCGGCGGGCAGAGCTAA